tagttaggtttaggaaagaaatacatggtttgggtttaaaactaCGACGTttgttaaagtgaaaatgaaactgaacgttgtgaaacacgggacacgaacgaacagctgattgtaacgtgaaagcgaaacatccaggaaacagcggtctcctggatgaaagccctgtgtttgttggacccatccacctcccctcccacccgccctttgtgtgtcttttcatTCTTTCAACTACGTCACCATCACTCCCGGCGCATTTTCtcagagcgtttactgttgccgcagatgggtttgCATTATAAACTAagttggtcaatcacggcgttctacagtctgttgtttctttatagcagaccgttgctatgtatagcagaccgttgctatgggcgcagttctgatgtcggactctggcggaccatttttgtgtcaaatgattgatttcttcagtaagtagtcgtgtaataagcgggataatgtacagctagcgggtcattgttgtgaattaaaccctgacagggcgatgcggcaaCCCGATGCAAagcggctcgctgtacattatcccttacttatactacgtcacctgacttccttagAGGCAGCCCTGCACGTCCtagttcacgattacgtgggtTATATAGGAATTACAGTGTATTACTTTTACTAGTACGAACATTCAATCAGAACAGCTTGATTAACGCGATATTAGTTTATCAcaaatgtattgtattgttgtttatgttcgctatactgtaagtaataaaatgtttgagaccatttagaaacagtgtcactattttatgcctttatGTGATAACTGAATATAGAGAGACTATATTTGTTTTATAGTTTAAGGTGTTGCACCAATCTACTGATATCAGATGTCTATTCCAACCAGTGACCGGTTGATTCTTGTCATCCTCTCTTTCCCcttgtgtttcctgtttgtttctACTGTCGTTTATCAATAACAGACTTAAAATTCCCCAAAGAATTATCTTTAAAATCAAGGAAAAATAGAACAAAACAATAGAAAATACtaatatttatattacaatGGACATAGAAGCTCCATGTGAACCACTTTGGTCCAGTTCCATCTTCTTTGCAGCTGTCTTATCAGCTTTAAATAAAAcgtttaaattacatttaatggTGTTTCTGTTTCAGGCGGGAGGAGCCGCTGTGCGTGAACAACATCCACGTCAGACGAGGAGCTCCGTGGTCACATGACTTTGTGCAGGTGTGTGGCATCTACTAAAGATCTACTCCAAAAGACACTGgactaaaaaaaacacccaaCATGAAGTCAGTCTCACATTTTCTCCACCTCGTTTAATGATCAGAGAGCCAAAGAACCACATTTTAATCTGGAGAGGAGACGATCACTCTACTACTAACTTTATTATTTAGTTATGTGGCTAATCTACTGATCTTCCAACATCACCACTGGATCTATagcatgtttttattattattattattcaggtTTAGCTCCGTCCTGCAGCTCTGAGAAGTGTTGAAAGAATGAAACCTTTCTCTATATTCTGGTTTTAGGATGTTCCAGTCGGTTTAATGATGCTGAATTCAGTTTGTCTTTTTAAAGTCAAGCAATAAACGGTAACTGTGCTTTTCTCTGAGGATGtttggaggttaaataatgatgtttgtgtgttagATACTGAATTAGAAACTGCAGCTCATCTAAAACAAattggaaaaactggcattagAAGAATCTTTTGAAGATTACTCCGTAATTAAAGATTAGCTCAAGAGGAGATTTTCTCAGCtactgatgcattaataatTTGGAGTATAATCAGGGTGCTATTAGCTCAGTGTTGAGTCGtctgacaggaagtagacacagaaaacaaactacattttcactgcacacaAAGAAGCTTTATGGAGAAATCTTGGCCCCATGAAAATACTTTTCTTCGTTTTAGCCCTATCTAAATGTATTTTGCAAGTCAATAACAGGACAAATAATGCAATTCACAGTTTACACGTGTGTATTAAATACTCAATTAGTTACAaaacttaaaaagaaaagaaaacatgatcTACAGGCATCCAATATATCACCAAAGAAGACATAAGAGGTCGTCCTCAAGATGAATTTGGCATCAAGTCATGGTGCATTcagataaataaactaaacatgaaagtgaaatggagaaaaatCTAAACTGCCAAGTTTTCATATACACGTCTGGAAAGTTCTCAAGAAGTAtgcaaaactaaatattttcCAGATCTTGAATTAGGATTAAAGAATTGAGTATAATGCAGGCCTGAATGTGCAGTAAGTAACCTTACTAAGTTAAATCAATATAGTAGTATGTGTGATTTATGGGGGGGAATAAACATGTGAAGTCCAAATCACACCAATCATAgtttaaacatgaaacataaGTGAGATGGAAACCAAATTCATCTGTTTCAGTACCACAGAATCCATTTTtattacataaaataacatttcagaCATTTAATGTGCTGGTAAAGTGAAGGCCGTCCCTCTGTCCTCGGTGTTGCAGTGCCACTTGTGTGTAATTAGGATTTAATTCagatattattttgtttgttcAGTTTATTAAATATTGGCTATCTGCAAGTTAACATGTCATCATTTAATTGGACAGGTGTTTCTCTCAGATAAAAGCTTTATAAATGTTCTTTTAGCATTTTATTGGTTCACTCAGCTGTTAAATTGTAGATTTTGTAAATGCCAAATTCATTGAAATGCTAAAATATCTAGAAGTTTCACATATAAATGTGGTGGGTCCCcctgtttttatgattttaaggCAGTTATTATGGTGAAAATGTTGATGGTTAAAAGACATAAATATTAGCTGCCTTATCACTCAAACTGTAATTTAAATAGAGAGAAGGAATCAGGGCTGAAGATGTGAACTGAGGTGAGAACAGGGACAGAGAGCAAGGACAGATGGTGTCCTAACAAGTGACGTATGTGACACGTTCATTCTGCTATACTGTAGATGATATATAGTGTTTCCAGGAGAGACTGTTCTCACAGTTTGGGAGTGTCGGTGGGAGCCAGCGGCGCTCTGCCCCTCTGGAATCGAGGCGGTAGATCTCCGTCACTATCACCTCCTGCAGGGTCAACATCGAAGCTTCGGTTAGAAAACTCTACTGAGAACATGacaatgaaaacatgttttctctGCTGTGACACATTAAAACTACAGAGCAgcttcacttctgtttctcctccacagagagaaatgaTTAAACAAACCGGTTGTAATACATCCAAACAACTTGAGTATATATTTACATGTGTTGTTTGTTATTAAATGTGTTATGTAAAGGTTAGAAACATTTGTCAGTTGAATATCTGAAACCATACAGCACAACATGTTTTCAAAAAAATGAACTTGCAAAGTTCAAAATGCAAAGTTATATAAGATTTTATCAGCCTCAACGTCACCGGTGTTCACCTGCAGGCTCTGATCGCTGCAGTATGTTTCCACCCCGGTCAGGGCCGGGATGACAGAAATGAGCTCGGGGCCCCAATCGAGGCCTCCGACTCCACATTTTAGTGATTTATTTTAAGGCACAATGAGCAGGATTTGTCGGTTgtggtttgtaaacacaacattcaaagtgGACCCTCCTCCGCAGCTCAACGCTCGCCAGCGGGTGAAAGCCAACCCCAGATTCACTCTCGTTTTGGAACGAGCATTGTGGCGTTTCATCTCACtatatgcattttatttttgtctgcaATTTTCACAACTTCCTCTTGGATGCAtgctaatggtacgtgtccaccggggcgttttttatcgtgaGGGGACgcgccgcttcccagcattggacacttggtgtgctgtccctagaaacaaggcactcggctcctgattggtcgaacgctttccctccatgggctgctgctcccagctttcaaactggaaacaGTTTGaaaggctcgtttggaaactttcttctcttataatcatgaaaatagttcactgaaatgtgtttctgaaaacattagaggcgagaaataatccgtgcagttgctgaatctgtctttatttattaactacaacgtttattttaaaagattctctggagtttcgagaggcggcgagtcgcgtcaaactcccgtgatttgcataaagtagactagccctcaactttatgcaaatgaggaacggccgtcgtgacgctccgtctctcgaatcgcaccaccgcgctaccagaatgcattgcatggctgcttacaaagacaatgaatgggaagcgtggaaaggacggaggctgaggacacgtaccattacaaTCAGGCACTTGGTCGCTACGTTTTTATAAAGGTTGACGCCCAGAAATGTCACCACACTTCTAGTTGGTCGGAAGTGacgattgagagggattattatTGCATCAGtctaaacatttcttttttaggaaaatcctactcattctacctttaataatataaaaaaaaactattacaaCTAGATTGCTGGGAGCCGCCTTAAAGGAGacgtatcatgctcatttccaggttcatacttgtattttgggtttctactagaacatgtttacatgctttaatgttaaaaaaaaaacacgttatttttcgcatcctgtctgtctgaatataccttttgtctgaaacataaaaatatgatgCACCGTGGCAAAACTAGTTCAGTATATTCTAATGAACCTAGGAACATAGGAAGGGAAACCAGATCTGAACGGCTTGctgaatcacgttttctgatcagcagcccacaaaaaactgactgggtcgtcttatgtcacagtttgtgggtcggtagacactccagatacccaaatgtatgaccacaagcactgaaaaagtgagtttttcatgatatgtcccctttaaggtccGTGTCCTAGATGAAATTTGCATGTAagcatgttcttgtagaaatccaaaatacaagtatgaacctgaaaatgagcataatatagATCCTGTTTAAGGGAAGTTCTGGATTCATGTTTTGCAGATTCTAGACGTGTGTAGCCGTCTGCTGCAGACATGTGATTGCCATATTACTGTATCGGCCTCCTACAGTACGTCTGAGCCGAAGCTGCGTTACTACAGTCTGTGATAGATTTGACCTACTGCTGCAACCCAAACCCGACTCTGAACACCGTCCAAGCTATGAAATGTGATCCTCCGCCTGTGATTGGGCCAGGGCTAGTACTGGGATGGTAGGAAGGCAGGCGGGGGGTGGGGGACAAAtaagcagacagacagccaaAGGGTGGGCACACTGGATTAATACCGTGGTACTGCATTATTTTTTGAACATACCATAGATTTCCATCTCTAATCCAAATCAGATAAGAACACAGCAGCTGCCTGACCGACCTCCACACTGCTCTGCACGCTACAGTATCgaacccccacacacacaagtacatttactcaacttTACCTAAGTACAAATTCAAGCTACTTGAGTATTCCCATTTTATACAACcgtatacttctactccactaaatCTCAGAGGTTAATAtcgtactttttacttcactacatttatctgaaagCTTTAGTTACTTATCAGATCACAGTTTTtcatctccagatgtgttgattttgaatgtttgtgaCACATTCAgagtgtatatataatatatataatattaacacaaatttgttttaacgccacaaatttctttaacatattaacgcaacttacgatttttaaggttgtagcacGCTCAAgcaaacctgatgaatccatcggtaccaaccatgtcataccagcttgtcgcgaaggaggttaaaaacgctccaaacgtacgctaaatgttggcgaggaaaaactgtcatggtcatattcaaaggggtcccttgacctctgacctccagatcagtgaatgtaaatgggttctatgggtacccacgagtctcccctttacagacatgcccactttatgataatcacatgcagtttggagcaagtcatagtcaagtcagcacactgacacactttttatgctaaatgcagtacctgtgagggtttctggatcaatatctgtcattgttttgtgttgttaattgatttacaataataaatatatacatacattttgcataaagcagcatatctgtccactcccatgttgataagaggattaaatacttgacaaatctccctttaaggtacattttgaacagataaaaaatgtgagattaattagatatagatagatagatagatagatactggcaatttaatctataataattcataatattttttaaactgatcatgtgtttgtaattgtaatatctaaatctgcaaagtaaatataaaaataaatgaagtggagtaaaaaaatacattaattccctctgaaatgtagcggAACAGGAAATATTCCAAATGAAATTAAGTAAAAAATGTACCTAAAAtgtacttgaataaatgtacttagcAACTTTCCACCATTGCATTTGCCATATTGTtgtaaaaatattcatattaacGCCCAGCCCTATACTGCGTCTCACTATAAAGCCGGGTTAGTAAGAATTGTGCACTGCAAGCcgcccatgcacacacacagcgcccCCCGATGCCCAGGTGAGGTACTTACATGTAGCTTAAGGTGTGACCCAGTGTGTGTTAGCTCCAGCACCCTGCACCCTCTACCTCAAATAATTCCCCTCACTGCCATAATCCGTTAAGGAGCCCGCCACATCGGCAAAGTCCTCCAGGACCAGGCTGGTGGAGTCCTCACCAGTGGGCAGCTCGGGGTCTGACGCCCAGGGGGGCTGATAACGCTCACGCTGGGGGGCCGGGGGTTCATCCAGGGCGGCGTTCCTTGGTCCCTGCAGGTGGGGTTGAAACTGGGCCGGATCGGACATCTGGTAGGCCGGCGCCGGGTCTTCGCCCTGCTGTTGCTGCTCCTTGCCGATCCCGCCGTCACTGCCGCTGCCGCTGCCGCTTCCACCCTCGCTGCCCTGCATGGAGGGGGCCAGCACGTGGTAGAGGCTCGGCAGGCGGATGTCCAGCAGCACGCCGCTCTTGATGTAGAGCTTGTCGTTGAGGTTGTAGAGCTTCTCGGCGATGTCGTAGCCCAGCATGACGGAGAAGACGCGGGCGATGTAGCGGTTCTTCGAGATCAGCAAATAGAGGCGCCGGCGACGCCACGAGATGTAGCGGGAGTCTTCCTCTGCAGTCATGGTCACCTGGGGAGGAGGAATGAAACGCCTGAATATTAAAGTGTTAAAGGTTGTGGACttttttgaccactagtagcAAATGTGATGATTTGATACATTTCTTcacaatttataataataataatatagtaataatatcTTTAGGCTGTAGTTCTGatcaaaaatacattatttgaaTACATCATCATACATCAATAggccatttttcactattttctgacatttcatcgACAAAACGATGAATCAGTGAATCCAGAAAATAAACAGCAGATTgattgataatgataataatcattagttgcagctctacttctaTTTGTGCACCTCGTCGGTCAAAATACCCAGCACACCCCTCCTGTTTAAAACCCTGTTCAGCACTGGAGACAAACCCTTGAATGTCCAACATGACCTCGAAGCCTCACCTCTAATTTAAAGGGATAGCTgtaagtttaagtgtacactatattttgaatattttcagcactttaccttgccgtcagacagccctttctgacaggaaactgaagccgttatattcatccatgctctcgccaaagccaccagactccattgaaaaaaactgtaattttacctcacagaacgcaggagtttctggtctaccgctgcctcgatcggtttgtttgtttgtgttattgtgtgactttggtgaatccgaactaaccctttaaaacaccaaagtcacacaataacacaaactaactaaccgatcgtgGCAGCGACTCCTGTgatctgtgaggtaaaattactgtttttgtcaaaggagtctggtggctttgaagagagcatagataacggcttcagatCCCTGTCAgtaagggctgtctgacagtgatGTAAAGCGGTGAACATATTCTAAATATgtcgtacacttaaactgatattgattcttttcggtgtctaaaatctgtttttctgctgccctcgtccacagcagtatgtcgctttgctcccgtgctggtactcctgtctgtttctccaaactccatctactgtaggtaatacactgactatggagaagtagctCTGTGAAAcaccagaactatccctttaaattaaCTAAAGCAACAGGATATGTGAAAGACAAGAAGACAACTGCTTTGTTCAGCTTATCAGTCAGATGCTGAGTCCGATAGAAGCGGTAAACAAAAGACAACTTGATATCCACGTCTTGGCTTTCTTGTCCCAACTCCTTCAATGG
This DNA window, taken from Sebastes fasciatus isolate fSebFas1 chromosome 14, fSebFas1.pri, whole genome shotgun sequence, encodes the following:
- the popdc2 gene encoding popeye domain-containing 2 isoform X1; its protein translation is MSSDNSTLLDSLFFPPLCDGWTNNTEGAIYHLGNTMLFLGYMGGSGAYGCLFIFGFLTPAFGCLALWGWMTMCGLDVFTWNLLLVLACVVQICHLLYRLHQEGIRSEELTSLYQAVYLPLGVPVHVFKEIAGAFENKVVEVKAGETYAVEGKTPIDRLSFLLSGRINVSLEGQFLHYIHRHQFLDSPEWESLRPNEDGKFQVTMTAEEDSRYISWRRRRLYLLISKNRYIARVFSVMLGYDIAEKLYNLNDKLYIKSGVLLDIRLPSLYHVLAPSMQGSEGGSGSGSGSDGGIGKEQQQQGEDPAPAYQMSDPAQFQPHLQGPRNAALDEPPAPQRERYQPPWASDPELPTGEDSTSLVLEDFADVAGSLTDYGRGDSDGDLPPRFQRGRAPLAPTDTPKL